Proteins from a genomic interval of Novipirellula aureliae:
- a CDS encoding ABC transporter ATP-binding protein produces MNGIPKTLQITDVVKTFDQPGGGRLKVLDVSHFEIAAGEQVALIGESGGGKTTLLHLIAGLLTPDSGSIRLAGTELTSLSEQGRDRFRASTIGYVFQTFNLLPAFTAVENVRLGMTFGRGHHGASRAFDLLERVGLADRAHYRPSQLSVGQQQRVAIARALAGKPKLLLADEPTANVDPVSAESVLDLIQQSCVDENLAMLMVTHSMDVAKRFERVDSLEQINHAFAPTTS; encoded by the coding sequence ATGAACGGAATTCCGAAGACGCTTCAGATTACCGATGTCGTTAAAACGTTCGACCAACCTGGTGGTGGGCGATTGAAAGTGCTTGACGTTTCGCACTTCGAAATTGCTGCCGGAGAGCAGGTCGCATTGATCGGCGAAAGCGGTGGCGGTAAAACGACATTGCTCCATTTGATCGCCGGACTTCTGACTCCCGACAGTGGTTCGATTCGCTTGGCTGGTACCGAGTTAACCTCATTGAGTGAACAAGGCCGCGATCGTTTCCGTGCGTCGACGATCGGCTATGTCTTTCAAACCTTCAATTTGTTGCCAGCCTTTACAGCTGTAGAGAACGTGCGGTTGGGGATGACGTTCGGGCGCGGCCACCACGGGGCGAGTCGAGCCTTCGATTTGCTCGAACGCGTCGGATTGGCCGATCGCGCACACTATCGCCCGAGTCAATTGAGCGTGGGTCAGCAACAGCGTGTTGCCATCGCTCGAGCGCTCGCAGGCAAACCCAAACTGCTACTTGCTGACGAACCGACGGCAAACGTCGATCCCGTCAGTGCCGAATCGGTTCTCGATCTGATCCAGCAATCTTGCGTCGACGAAAACTTGGCCATGTTAATGGTCACCCACAGCATGGATGTGGCGAAGCGATTCGAACGAGTCGATAGTTTAGAGCAGATCAATCATGCTTTCGCACCCACAACGTCGTAA
- a CDS encoding protein kinase domain-containing protein codes for MTRDSKDNENHDPSSQDDPNENPAQDLSFESTRDIVPSNDLNTETVDLESTTRVEPEEDPSRTQPVGYDMTLSAADLEQTVAEGVAGKHDPGSTARSDPRQGRDIDRTLDASDLESTLDQTTPLVGSPKRGQDGTVVIDSSSGATGTPDDSNEASSEADFNQSILASKQVGATINPREMSDEDAELWESLTAGSRHEPSQLAPAIERSLRETNLQINARSVTKGKLNSSEKSDYRLVRLLGKGGMGNVYIARQGSLDRMIAVKIIRPLEKEKRQKLLADGRLEMVEEDRRQQFLSEAVVTGDLDHPNIVPIHDIAVMGDETLFYAMKRVVGTPWSKVIAEKTRDENLEILLKASDAIGFAHTRGVVHRDIKPENIMLGDFGVVMVMDWGLALPTAEFEKHDSVFPTTGLGGSPAFMAPEMATGPLDRITAASDVYLLGATLFMIITGTPPHYGETVRECIQAVTANKIREFGNKHSGELMEIALKAMATQPVDRYPSVVEFQQAIRDYRSHAESVALATRAAEDLKRGQTSKQYADFSRSIFGFEEALSLWGKNKPAITGLDRARILYAETAYANGDYDNGLQVLDPSNDSHAPLIDKLQAGIRERESRTKRFRLLRLAVAAMLVFILIGGSVAIGLINAQKNQARRSEQLANEQTLIAQKAKEQEEKQKEAAIKARNDATRQQEIAKAEKLRAEENERLAIEEKERADAALLAETKAKQAAVEAEKQEREAKQDAIVARDEAETQRGLAEYESYLSNIGLVKARIERNNFEKARSMLRDIAERQQQKNGITDLGWEYRWLKRQVNQSQSVATVTAAVKNLVVAHAGDFAICVAADGSVYRLAVSANGIIRGENPSEPANNIDTGSATAAAVSADDTLIALGTESGEIQIWDAALTRLKQTLHGHSGAITSLRFADRYRLVSASHDRTIRIWDAESGKQQSQGWHIAGVKQIDIAPVKGLSDWLIAAAVADASSGRVVLWEMKASEESVTTERVGVFDLHTRPVSAVCLSSDGSLAASGDLSGAVMIWQTNEVDDIDYAEAIGSAITDLGKPSGGRRPKRTLTASRLIDEKLQEYRPDLLARSEQTIAAEELLAHRDTIRSIEFSKDAGKLLTASDDFTLKLWDTQSRRMTHSLRGHGGWVTTAVMVRKDSNHVLSGSTDKTVRSWTPETYVGQSVESRFASSSQNDSIDNTADLTKVYAHHDEIWSARFSPDGKRIVTASRDRTARVLRVDPVKMTLSPIGELRDDVSREDNELLREGTSYVAMSMAIDAKRNRLFVGSADSTIRIWDLQRGTEIGRMKATGLNQSIALSRNGNLLLSGSSSEKVKALLWNISPGGSPDPRVVHRLSGHDQAVTAFAISGDAKRLFTGDRDGRGILWDAESGKPIGEPIDVVRGYRINAAQFSGSGKSVFIAADDQQLCEIDLATRTLVRQWGHDGFVTSMSLSTDEHFALTISEQTTNEQIETTATLWDLRLPANSKSNSRDLERSVLSRNSAGNKPKAQASETIADDVITTKGRITSATIGLDGNTLMVTHVAANRAARISVWSLGQHVDDAKREPWFEMPTRITSVEATLPISSERFLTLNGDAAFLWDAKREKHLRSFRANGPVQQASFSADGKYIVTASRSIKVWNAESMQAIGKQEVAHNGPVRSVEFAKGRYQGQVDYRIVSGGDDGSVRLWLWNPQSETVTKIAEFDFGFPVSSVRMGHDGKTIFAAGIGGKAKAWQIEAPDKPTVFHYHPRADEESEHMTELTCLAVSDDGKWLAAGTDQATAVLWSVPRFDRGVNDDEVRLPIEMNGHAQRIEDIAILQDGSSPMRIFTASADQTVRVWDPRLSLGKKNLSANSQAREVLVLEKHASSVTAVDLADQGALMMSAGREGVVNLWPALPRISSP; via the coding sequence ATGACCAGAGATAGCAAAGACAACGAGAATCACGATCCAAGTTCGCAAGACGATCCGAACGAGAATCCGGCGCAAGATCTTTCATTCGAATCGACTCGGGATATCGTTCCGTCGAACGATCTCAATACTGAAACGGTGGATCTCGAATCAACAACCCGTGTTGAACCAGAGGAAGATCCTTCTCGGACGCAACCGGTTGGTTACGACATGACCCTATCGGCCGCTGATCTTGAACAAACGGTAGCGGAAGGAGTGGCCGGAAAACACGATCCAGGGTCTACTGCGCGATCCGATCCGAGGCAAGGCAGAGATATTGACAGGACACTCGATGCCTCGGATTTAGAATCCACGTTGGATCAAACCACCCCGCTCGTTGGTTCGCCAAAACGAGGTCAAGACGGAACGGTTGTGATTGATTCATCAAGTGGCGCAACCGGAACGCCAGACGACTCAAACGAAGCGTCCTCCGAAGCGGACTTCAATCAATCCATTTTGGCCAGCAAACAGGTTGGGGCAACGATCAATCCTCGCGAAATGTCGGATGAAGATGCGGAGCTTTGGGAATCGCTCACCGCAGGCAGCCGGCATGAACCAAGTCAGTTAGCGCCCGCGATTGAGCGATCTCTGCGCGAAACAAACCTGCAAATCAATGCTCGCAGCGTCACAAAGGGGAAACTAAATTCGTCCGAAAAATCGGACTATCGCCTGGTTCGACTGCTTGGCAAAGGGGGGATGGGCAACGTCTACATCGCCCGCCAAGGCTCGCTTGATCGGATGATCGCGGTAAAGATCATTCGTCCGCTTGAAAAAGAGAAACGCCAGAAATTGCTCGCCGATGGTCGACTCGAGATGGTCGAAGAGGATCGTCGTCAACAATTCCTTTCCGAAGCGGTGGTCACGGGCGATTTAGACCATCCCAATATTGTGCCGATCCATGATATCGCAGTGATGGGCGATGAGACACTTTTCTATGCGATGAAACGGGTGGTCGGTACGCCGTGGTCCAAAGTGATCGCCGAAAAGACTCGTGACGAGAACTTGGAAATCTTGTTGAAAGCGTCGGATGCAATCGGCTTCGCACACACTCGCGGAGTCGTGCACCGCGACATCAAGCCCGAGAACATCATGCTTGGCGACTTCGGCGTCGTGATGGTAATGGATTGGGGCTTGGCTCTACCGACGGCCGAATTTGAAAAGCATGATTCCGTTTTTCCTACGACGGGGTTAGGTGGTTCACCAGCATTCATGGCACCGGAAATGGCGACCGGACCACTCGATCGGATTACTGCAGCGAGTGATGTTTATTTGCTCGGTGCAACGCTGTTCATGATTATCACCGGCACGCCACCTCATTACGGAGAGACCGTCCGCGAGTGTATTCAAGCGGTCACGGCGAATAAAATCCGCGAATTCGGTAACAAGCATTCGGGTGAGTTGATGGAAATTGCCTTGAAGGCAATGGCGACTCAGCCGGTTGATCGCTACCCCAGCGTCGTTGAGTTTCAACAAGCGATTCGCGACTATCGCTCTCACGCCGAAAGTGTCGCGTTGGCCACGCGAGCGGCTGAAGATTTAAAAAGGGGGCAAACGTCAAAGCAGTACGCCGATTTCTCGCGATCGATCTTCGGGTTCGAAGAAGCATTGTCGCTTTGGGGGAAAAACAAACCTGCCATCACTGGTCTTGATCGAGCACGAATTCTCTATGCCGAAACAGCGTACGCGAATGGGGATTACGATAACGGATTGCAAGTGCTCGATCCGTCCAACGATTCACACGCTCCGCTCATCGATAAACTGCAGGCTGGGATCCGAGAGCGTGAAAGTCGCACCAAGCGTTTTCGCCTGTTGCGTCTAGCGGTAGCTGCAATGTTGGTTTTCATTTTGATCGGTGGTTCGGTCGCGATCGGTTTGATAAACGCTCAGAAGAATCAAGCTCGCCGCAGTGAACAATTGGCCAACGAACAAACCCTGATCGCGCAAAAAGCGAAAGAGCAGGAAGAAAAGCAGAAAGAGGCCGCGATCAAAGCAAGGAATGATGCCACTCGTCAACAAGAAATCGCCAAGGCAGAAAAGCTCAGAGCGGAAGAAAACGAACGATTGGCGATCGAAGAAAAAGAACGGGCTGATGCCGCTTTGCTAGCGGAAACCAAAGCGAAACAGGCAGCGGTCGAAGCGGAAAAGCAAGAGCGTGAGGCGAAGCAGGATGCCATTGTCGCTCGCGATGAAGCGGAAACCCAACGTGGACTTGCTGAGTATGAAAGCTATCTCTCCAACATTGGATTGGTCAAAGCGCGTATCGAACGAAACAATTTCGAAAAAGCACGCAGCATGCTGCGAGACATCGCTGAACGCCAACAACAAAAAAATGGCATCACCGATTTGGGGTGGGAGTACCGCTGGCTGAAGCGGCAAGTCAATCAGTCGCAGTCGGTTGCAACGGTAACAGCAGCCGTGAAGAACCTCGTCGTCGCTCATGCGGGCGACTTCGCGATTTGTGTCGCGGCGGACGGTTCGGTTTACCGGCTAGCGGTATCGGCAAATGGGATCATCCGCGGCGAAAATCCTAGCGAACCAGCAAACAACATCGACACAGGCTCTGCAACCGCCGCGGCCGTTTCGGCTGACGATACGTTGATCGCTCTAGGAACGGAATCAGGCGAGATCCAAATCTGGGACGCTGCTTTAACACGTCTCAAGCAAACACTTCATGGACACTCCGGGGCAATCACCTCGCTCCGTTTTGCTGATCGATACCGTTTGGTGTCGGCCAGTCATGATCGAACGATTCGCATTTGGGATGCTGAAAGCGGCAAGCAGCAATCCCAAGGTTGGCATATCGCAGGTGTGAAACAGATCGATATCGCACCCGTCAAGGGATTGTCCGATTGGTTGATCGCAGCTGCTGTCGCCGATGCATCGAGTGGACGTGTGGTCTTGTGGGAAATGAAAGCCTCAGAAGAATCGGTTACAACCGAGCGCGTCGGTGTTTTCGATTTGCACACCCGGCCTGTTTCGGCGGTCTGTTTGTCGTCGGATGGAAGTTTGGCGGCATCCGGGGATCTTAGTGGTGCGGTGATGATTTGGCAGACCAACGAGGTTGACGACATTGATTATGCAGAAGCGATCGGATCGGCCATCACCGATCTAGGTAAACCATCGGGAGGTCGAAGGCCGAAACGCACGTTGACTGCTTCGCGTTTGATCGACGAGAAACTGCAAGAATACCGGCCGGACCTGCTAGCTCGGTCCGAGCAAACAATCGCGGCGGAGGAATTGTTGGCTCACCGTGACACGATTCGCTCGATCGAGTTTTCCAAGGACGCTGGCAAACTGCTAACCGCTTCGGACGATTTTACCTTGAAACTCTGGGACACCCAATCACGCCGCATGACCCATTCGCTTCGTGGCCATGGTGGGTGGGTAACCACCGCTGTCATGGTCCGGAAAGATTCAAATCATGTGCTATCGGGTTCGACCGACAAAACGGTGCGTTCTTGGACGCCTGAAACCTATGTTGGTCAATCCGTTGAATCCCGATTTGCATCCTCGTCGCAAAACGATTCGATCGATAATACGGCGGATTTAACCAAGGTTTACGCTCACCATGACGAAATTTGGTCGGCCAGGTTTAGCCCCGACGGCAAACGAATCGTGACCGCAAGTCGCGATCGGACCGCGAGAGTGCTTCGTGTTGATCCGGTCAAAATGACGTTGTCGCCGATCGGAGAATTAAGGGATGATGTTTCGAGAGAGGATAACGAACTGCTCCGCGAGGGGACCTCTTATGTTGCCATGTCGATGGCGATTGATGCGAAGCGAAACCGTTTGTTCGTCGGTAGCGCTGATTCGACGATTCGAATTTGGGATCTACAGCGTGGTACCGAGATTGGACGAATGAAGGCGACGGGATTGAATCAATCGATCGCGTTATCACGAAATGGAAACCTCTTGTTGTCTGGATCAAGTTCCGAGAAAGTCAAAGCACTGTTATGGAATATTTCGCCTGGCGGTTCTCCCGATCCACGGGTGGTTCATCGACTTAGCGGTCATGATCAAGCGGTCACCGCGTTCGCGATTTCCGGCGACGCAAAACGATTGTTTACCGGCGACCGAGACGGACGAGGGATTCTTTGGGACGCCGAATCAGGAAAACCGATTGGTGAACCGATCGACGTTGTTCGCGGCTACCGAATCAATGCGGCCCAGTTTTCTGGTTCTGGCAAATCCGTGTTCATTGCGGCAGACGACCAGCAATTATGCGAAATTGATTTGGCAACGCGTACGCTTGTCCGCCAATGGGGGCACGACGGATTTGTGACGTCGATGTCACTTTCCACGGATGAGCATTTTGCGTTGACGATAAGCGAACAAACCACCAATGAACAAATTGAAACGACGGCGACGTTGTGGGATCTCCGCTTGCCTGCCAATTCGAAATCGAATTCTCGAGACCTAGAACGAAGTGTCTTGAGCCGAAACTCAGCAGGCAACAAACCGAAGGCTCAGGCATCCGAGACGATCGCGGATGACGTCATCACCACAAAGGGACGTATCACATCCGCGACAATTGGACTCGATGGAAACACTCTCATGGTAACTCATGTGGCAGCCAATCGAGCCGCTAGAATCAGTGTTTGGAGTTTGGGTCAACACGTCGATGACGCGAAACGTGAACCTTGGTTCGAAATGCCAACACGAATTACCAGCGTCGAAGCGACGTTGCCGATCTCGAGCGAAAGGTTCTTGACATTGAACGGTGATGCTGCATTCCTTTGGGATGCAAAACGGGAAAAACACCTGCGGAGTTTTCGTGCAAACGGGCCGGTTCAGCAAGCAAGTTTTTCGGCCGATGGCAAGTACATCGTCACCGCTAGCCGATCGATCAAGGTTTGGAATGCGGAATCGATGCAAGCGATTGGCAAGCAAGAAGTCGCCCACAACGGACCGGTCCGATCGGTCGAGTTCGCCAAGGGGCGATATCAAGGCCAAGTCGATTACCGAATCGTCTCGGGTGGCGACGACGGGTCCGTTCGTCTTTGGCTTTGGAATCCGCAAAGCGAAACGGTCACCAAGATTGCGGAGTTTGATTTCGGATTTCCTGTATCCTCGGTTCGTATGGGGCACGACGGCAAGACGATCTTTGCCGCAGGCATTGGCGGGAAAGCCAAAGCATGGCAAATCGAAGCACCGGATAAGCCGACCGTCTTTCACTACCATCCTCGTGCCGATGAGGAGTCGGAACATATGACGGAACTGACATGTCTTGCGGTTTCCGACGACGGCAAGTGGTTAGCGGCTGGCACCGATCAAGCGACCGCCGTGCTCTGGTCGGTCCCCCGTTTTGATCGTGGCGTTAATGACGATGAAGTGCGATTGCCGATCGAGATGAATGGCCATGCTCAGCGGATCGAGGATATTGCGATCTTACAAGACGGATCGTCGCCGATGAGGATTTTTACCGCCAGCGCAGATCAAACGGTTCGCGTTTGGGATCCACGTTTGTCGCTGGGCAAGAAAAATCTATCTGCGAATTCGCAAGCGAGAGAAGTCTTGGTATTAGAGAAGCACGCCTCCAGCGTCACCGCCGTCGATCTGGCAGACCAAGGCGCATTGATGATGTCCGCCGGTCGCGAAGGCGTCGTCAACCTCTGGCCCGCCTTGCCACGGATTTCGTCTCCCTAA
- a CDS encoding ABC transporter permease, translating into MSLIQIAWRNFCHRSLSSFLTTLSLALGVGLVVLVLSVFGIVTEAFSRNASVGYNLVVGPKGSALQLTLNSVYYLSQPIENLPFTEYMEFFDSADRAEMVRKYGGDPALGERDGEYAAFVAGGYAIPLALGDYFGEFRAVGTIPDFFEKLRHGSNVDEKFRFKEGRAFQEYSDENGYFEAVLGSRVAAEMDVHVGETFYPTHGDPEGQGHGQGFVIVGILAPTGTPNDRAAFVNLEGFYLLENHSKPLVGDETIVVSDDWKSRDPDHKPLTIPEREVTSILVRNGNLMFAPGMQNKINEGLQSQAAAPVGEIAKLMTAIVGPLLKALLAITLITCVVAAVGVLVAIYNSMNDRRRDIAVMRALGARRETVTTIILAESLIIALIGGLCGWFLAHLAILVSSGYIEAQTGVQVTLFTTSNYELAILPLVITLALLAGFLPAWSAYRTDVGSNLAA; encoded by the coding sequence ATGTCATTAATTCAAATTGCTTGGCGTAATTTCTGTCACCGCTCACTTTCGAGCTTCCTAACCACCCTCTCGTTGGCTCTCGGGGTCGGCTTGGTTGTTTTGGTGTTGTCTGTATTCGGTATCGTCACCGAAGCGTTTTCTCGCAATGCATCGGTTGGCTACAATTTAGTGGTGGGACCGAAGGGAAGTGCCCTTCAATTGACGCTCAACAGCGTTTACTACTTGAGCCAACCGATTGAGAATTTGCCCTTCACGGAATACATGGAATTCTTTGATTCTGCCGATCGCGCCGAAATGGTGCGGAAGTATGGTGGCGACCCGGCATTGGGCGAGCGAGATGGTGAATATGCTGCGTTCGTCGCGGGCGGCTACGCGATCCCCTTGGCCCTTGGTGACTATTTCGGCGAGTTTCGTGCTGTGGGAACCATACCCGATTTCTTTGAAAAGCTACGGCATGGATCCAACGTTGATGAGAAGTTTCGCTTCAAGGAAGGGCGGGCGTTTCAAGAGTACTCCGATGAGAACGGCTATTTTGAAGCGGTTTTAGGATCGCGAGTCGCAGCGGAGATGGACGTTCATGTCGGTGAGACATTCTATCCAACCCACGGCGACCCCGAAGGGCAAGGCCACGGCCAAGGTTTCGTGATTGTCGGAATTTTAGCACCTACCGGGACCCCCAACGATCGCGCAGCATTCGTCAATCTGGAAGGGTTTTATCTGCTCGAGAATCATTCGAAACCATTGGTCGGCGACGAAACCATCGTCGTAAGCGATGATTGGAAAAGCCGCGACCCCGATCACAAACCGTTGACGATCCCCGAACGAGAGGTGACGTCCATCTTGGTTCGCAACGGAAATCTGATGTTTGCACCAGGAATGCAGAACAAAATCAACGAAGGACTGCAATCCCAAGCCGCCGCGCCCGTCGGCGAGATTGCCAAGTTGATGACCGCGATCGTCGGGCCACTTTTGAAGGCCTTGTTAGCGATCACGCTGATCACCTGTGTCGTCGCCGCAGTGGGCGTATTGGTCGCCATTTACAATTCAATGAACGATCGCCGCCGAGACATTGCTGTCATGCGAGCACTCGGGGCCAGACGAGAGACGGTGACGACGATCATCTTGGCCGAGAGCCTTATCATCGCCCTGATCGGTGGTCTGTGTGGTTGGTTCCTAGCCCACCTCGCTATCCTGGTATCTAGCGGTTATATCGAAGCGCAAACGGGAGTGCAGGTGACGCTATTCACGACCAGTAATTACGAGTTGGCGATTTTACCGCTCGTCATCACGCTGGCTCTGTTGGCAGGCTTCTTGCCAGCGTGGAGCGCGTACCGAACCGACGTCGGTTCAAACTTAGCCGCCTAG